The window CCGGCGGTCCGCCAGGTTCGAGAGGATGCGCAGCACCACCCGCCCTCCGGTCGCCCGGGCGATGAGGGGAGCCACGGCCTCGCAGACCGTGTTGACCGCGTTGGCCCCCATCGCGTCCCGGACGTCGTAGAAGAGATACACGACCAGCATCGGCCCCACTGGGGACTCGGGGAAGGAGGCCACCTCCAGGCCGCGGAAGCCGCCGCCCCGGGCCACGATGGAGGGGGTCGCCGCCTCCGCCACCACCCGGACCTCCTCCTGAAGGTCCTCCACCGCCCGGGCCGCCGCCGAGAGATCGGGCAAGTCCACGACCTGAATCTGGCCGCGCATGAGGGGCTCCTCGCTGCCCGCCCGGAACCCACCCCCTGCCCGGGCCAGCCGGGCGGCGTGGGAGAGGGCGGCCACCACCGAGGGCTCCTCGATCACCATCGGGATCAGGACCTCCCGGCCGTTGACCTGGAAGTTCACCGCCACCGCGAACGGAAGGGCGAACCGGCCGATCACGTTCTCCACCATGTGATCGGCTTCTTCTAACGTTAAACCCCCGCTGTTCAGCCAGGCCTGCTCCTCTGGGGTCAGGCCGGCCTGTTCGGCCACCCAGCGGGCCCGCTCCGAGAGCGGGAGGCGATAGAACCCCGGATAGCGAGATGTGCGCACGGACATAGCAGAGGGAATCTTACCGGGGGGGAGCTGTCAAAACCTCTCAGGATCCACCGCCCATCCCTCTCCGGAAAACGGAGCCCGGTTCTCTAACCGGCTGCCAACGCCCTTGGGATCGGGGGTGTTGGGGGATTTGACCGCAGCCTGCAATCGTGCAAAATCGAAATGACCGCACACTTCTGAGGGAGCGGGATCTCCGGGACGGATGATGGACGACAGTTCTCTATTGCTACGCTGGCTGGTGGTTTTCGGCCTGATCGGCCTGAACGCGTTTTTCGCGGCGGTGGAATACGCCGTGGTCTCGGCCCGGCGGAGCCGCATCGCTGTGCTGGCGGAGTCCGGAAATCTGGCTGCGCGGACCGCCCTGCGCTGGCTGGAGGACGCTCGGCATCGGGACGAGATCCTGGCCACGGTGCAGGTGGGGATCACCATGGTCGGGCTGGCCCTGGGCTGGTTCGGGGAACGCACCCTCGCGGCCACCCTGGACCGCCTGTTGCGCCTCCCTCCGCCCGCCCCCCTGGT is drawn from Thermoflexus hugenholtzii and contains these coding sequences:
- a CDS encoding hydroxymethylglutaryl-CoA reductase, degradative, whose translation is MSVRTSRYPGFYRLPLSERARWVAEQAGLTPEEQAWLNSGGLTLEEADHMVENVIGRFALPFAVAVNFQVNGREVLIPMVIEEPSVVAALSHAARLARAGGGFRAGSEEPLMRGQIQVVDLPDLSAAARAVEDLQEEVRVVAEAATPSIVARGGGFRGLEVASFPESPVGPMLVVYLFYDVRDAMGANAVNTVCEAVAPLIARATGGRVVLRILSNLADRRRAWAEVRIPAEALGTPELPGDQVIRGILEAQALAEVDPYRAATHNKGIMNGIDAVALATGNDWRAIEAGAHAYAARDGRYRPLTQWWQDETGALCGRIELPLAVGIVGGATQAHPLARVALKILGVTSARELAEIMAAVGLAQNLAALRALATEGIQRGHMALHARQIAMAAGATGAEIDAIADQMVAEGNIRLARARELLQAWRAQAGEIHKGG